The Actinomyces wuliandei genome contains the following window.
GTTCGAGTCAGTCGACCGCCACGAGGGCGGGGTGAGCGTCCGTACCGCGGACGGGGCGACCCATGACGCCGAGGTCCTTCTCATCGCGGTGGGCCGGGGCCCGGCCACCCAGGGCCTGGGCTACGAGGAGGTCGGGGTGTCCATGGACCGTGGCTTCGTCCTGACTGACGAGTACGGGCGCACCAACATCGAGGGCGTGTGGGCGGTGGGAGACATCGTCCCGGGGGTCCAGTTGGCCCACCGGGGCTTCGCCCAGGGGATCGTGGTCGCGGAGAAGGTCGCTGGCCTGGACCCCCGCCCGGTCGAGGACGACCTGGTTCCCAAGGTCACCTTCTGCGAGCCGGAGATCGCCTCTGTCGGCCTGTCAGAGGCCCGGGCCGTGGAGCAGCACGGCCGGGACAACGTCACCACCGCGGAGTTCAACGTCGCAGGCAACGCCAAGAGCCAGATCCTGGGCACCCAGGGGTTCGTCAAGCTGGTCTCCCTCAAGGACGGTCCGGTCCTCGGGTTCCACGCGGTGGGTGCCCGCATGGGCGAGCAGGTCGGCGAGGGGCAGCTGATGGTCTCCTGGGAGGCGGACGCTGACGACGTCGCGGCCCTGGTCCACGCCCACCCCACCCAGAACGAGACGCTCGGGGAGGCCGCGATGGCCCTCGCGGGCAAGCCGCTGCACAACCACGGATGACCCGGGAAGACCCTGGTTAGCAGACCGGTTGCTAAAGCTGTCCCGGTCAGTCAAGGTCAGTCAAGGAAGGAAGACAGGAATGTCCGAGTCCGTCAAGATGCCCGCCCTGGGCGAGTCAGTGACCGAGGGGACGGTCTCATCCTGGCTCAAGGCCGTAGGAGACACCGTCGAGGTTGACGAGCCGCTGCTGGAGGTGGCCACGGACAAGGTTGACACCGAGGTACCGTCCCCCGTGTCCGGCACGGTCCTGGAGATCCTCGTCGCCGAGGACGAGACGGCTGAGGTCGGGACCGTCCTGGCCGTCATCGGCGACCCGGCCGAGGCCGGGGGCTCCCCCCAGCCCTCTGCTCCTGAGCAGGAGCCCGCCGCACCGGCGCAGGAGCCAGGCACCTCAGCAGGCTCCCAGGTCCAGGAGGCCCCGCAGGAGGTTTCAGCCCCCGGACCCGCAGCCCCCGAGACCACCAGCACCTCCCAGCAGGAGGAGCCTGTGTCCGAGGCGCCGAGGGCGGCAGCACCGGCCGCCTACGTCACCCCGATCGTGCGCAAGCTGGCTCGGGACAGAGGGGTAGACCTGGCGACCGTCACCGGCACAGGTGTCGGAGGACGTATCCGCAAGCAGGACGTCGAGGCTGCGGCTCAGGCGCAGGAGGAGGCCCGGCAGGCAGCAGCCCGCGCCCAGGGGGCTGCCTCCGCTGCCCCTGCCGTCGAGCCCGCTCCTGCTGCCCCCGCGCCCGGCGCCTCGGCCAGGCCGCAGGTCGATACGCTCCTGCGAGGCAGGCGGGAGAAGATGAGTCGTCTGCGCCAGGTCATCTCCGAACGCATGATGACCTCCCTGCAGACCTCTGCTCAGCTGACGACGGTGGTGGAGGTGGACGTCACCCGGGTGGCGGCCCTGCGTGCCCAGGCCAAGGACGACTTCCTGGCCCGCAACGGCACCAGGCTGACCTTCCTGCCCTTCTTTGTCCAGGCGGCCACTGAGGCGCTCAAGGCCCATCCCAAGCTCAACTCCTCAATCGAGGACAAGGAGGTCGTGTACCATGACGTGGAGCACGTCGGCATCGCCGTGGACACGCCGCGTGGCCTGCTGGTCCCCGTGGTCAAGAACGCTGGCGACCTCAACATCGTCGGCCTGGCCAGGCGGATCAACGACCTGGCTGCCCGCACACGGGACAACGCCGTCAACCCTGACGAGCTGTCCGGCTCTACCTTCACGGTGACCAACACCGGCTCGGGCGGAGCCCTCATCGACACCCCGATCATCAACCAGCCGGAGGTTGCGATCCTGGGCCTGGGGGCGATCCAGAAGCAGCCCCGGGTCGTCAAGGACACAGACGGCAACGAGGTCATCGCCATCCGCTCCGTGTGCTACTTGTCGCTGTCCTACGACCACCGCCTGGTGGACGGTGCCGACGCCTCACGCTACCTCATGACGGTCAAGAGCCGCCTTGAGGAGGGCGACTTCCGTAGCGACCTGGGGCTGTAGACGCCGCCGGGGCACCACTGAGCGACACGCACGGGGGCGGTCTGTCAGACCGCCCCCGTCGCCGCTCACGACTCCTCGCCAGACCCGCCCTGAGACCTCTCCCACCCCTCCACCGCCTCCTCCCTGTCACAGCTCGTAGGAGCGCACCTCCGCCACCCTCCACGGCTGCGGAACCAGGATGAGAACTACCTGACGGGCGGCCTGGGCCGGGACCGTCCTGCGCGTCCCGGCGCTGGCCCGGCTCGACGGGGCCTGGGACTGGGTGACCACCACGGCCCGGGCACCGGGCCAGGTCGTACCAGCAGGCACCTCCACCTCGACGATCTGACTCACTGACGTGGTCATGTCAGTCACGGTCTCTCCCGAGGCCAGCAGGTCCCGCATGATCTGCTCGTCCGCAGCAGCAGCTGGCGAGCCTGGCACCGTGGTCGCAGCCAGGGCCTCCTCGTCCCCGTCCATGAGCGCCTGGTCACGCGCCGCAGCCAGGGAGACCACCACGCTGACCAGGCTCTGCTCCGCCCCCTCCCGGGCCGTCCCCCGCTGTCCCTCCGGCGGCGGGGCTGTGTCTGCCCCCTGAGGAGGCTCTCGCGTCGCCTCCTGGGAAACCTGGACAGGCGGGGAGGCAGCAGGCCAGGAGCCCTGGTCCGAGCCTGCTGCCGCAGCTCCCGGTGGCGCCGCTGTCGCCGTGTCTCCCGCCCGGCTGGGCAGGTGGCCGCCCAGGGCACCACCCGGCCCCTGAAGAACCAGGACTGCTACCGCAGCTGCTGCCACAGTAACCACGCACAGGAGGCGGGAGGTCCGCGCCACCGTCAGGACTCCCCCGCCCCGCCGGGAGGCACGGTGGCGGCCGCGTCCCCGGGAGGCCCCGTGACCACGGCGAGGCCAGGGACCGCGACGCCCTGCACGTCCTGCGCGTCCTGAGGCGGGCAGCGGGTACCACCGGGGACGCCGCTGCCGCAACCGAGCTCCTACGACCCGTGTGGGTGTGTGGGCGGCCGCACGCAGTGACCCGGCTGCCAGGCGGGCGCTGTCGGGCAGGTCGATCCCCCGGGCCTGCCCCAGCTGGGGTGAGCGGGCTGCGAGGTCGCGCGCACCGGGGCGGTCCTCAGGGAGGCTGCTGAGCGCGTCCGCCAGGAGCTGCTCCACGCGGCGCGCCCGATAACCAGCACCACCACTGGCGCCACCACCAGCACACTGTCGCATCAGGGCAGCCAGGGCATAGACGTCAGCAGTTGGTGTGGCGGGGCCACCTGAGCGCCGTTCCGGTGCCGCGCAGTCTCCTGTGCCCGTCTCCATGACAGAGCCCAGGAGGTCGATAAGGACCGGGCGCCCCTCCGCCGTGACCACCACGTTGCCTGTGGAGACGTCCCCGTGGGCGCAGCCGTGCTCGTGCAGGTGTGCCAGGGCTGACCCGAGCTCGTCGAGGAGCAGCGCGAGCTGGGGAGTCGGCAGCCTGCCCCGGGCGGCCAGGACGACGTCGAGGCTCACGCCGTCCACCAGGTCCACGGCGACGCCAACATGGTGGGACGGAAGGGCGACGACGTGACGTACCGCCACCAGCGCCCTGTGACGCAGGCTGCGCAGCCCAGCGAGCCTGCGCAGCAGCGCCGCGCCTCCAGCACCCTCCGGCAGGGGCAGGACCCGGAGGACCACGTCCCGCCCCTGCGGGTCCACACAGCGTCGTGGAGACGAGGCCCCAGCCCGTCCTCCCAGCACCGACCCGATGGTAAAGCCCTCTGCCGCCAGGGCCTGGAGGGCCTGGGCCGACGGGGGCTCCCCGCGCGGAGCACCCTCGACCCGGGCGCCCGTCCCACCAGCCGCCCGACGCCTTCTGGGGTTCCTGTCCCGTGTCATACCCAGCATCCTCCACGCCCGGCCCCGCTGACGTCCACGCCGACCTGGCCCCCTGTGGATACCGCCCCGCACGCACGACTGCTGTGTGACATAGGCTGGGAGCGTGCAGCGCTGGGACGTCGACCTGGGGGGCAGGCTCGTGCCCTTCGAGGAGGGCTGGCGGCTGCAGCGAGCCGTGCACGCAGAGGTCGTGGACGGCACTCGCCCCAGCACCCTGCTGCTGATGGAGCACGAGGCCGTCTACACCGTAGGGAGGCGGGCCCGCTCCTGGGAACGGCCTCAGGACAGCCGCGTCGGGCCTGCCCAGGTGCCCGTGGTCGATGTGGACCGGGGGGGGAAGACCACCTGGCACGGTCCCGGCCAGCTGACGGTCTACCCGATCCTGCGCCTGGCCGCACCGATCGACGTCATCAGGTACGTCCGCACCCTGGAGGAGGCGGTCATGCAGGTGTGCACCGGCCTGGGGATGACCACCCGCCAGGTCGAGGGGCGCACCGGGGTCTGGGTGCCGGGCGACCCGCAGGCGCGGGAGGCGGTACGGCGTGAGGACCGTAAGATCTGCGCCCTGGGGGTACGCGTGGCCCGGGGAGTGACGATGCACGGTATCGGCCTCAACGTGAACCCGGACCTGGAGGCGTTCTCCCTGGAGCGTATCCTGCCCTGCGGGATCACGGACGCCGGGGTGACCTCAGTGAGCGCTGAGACCGGTCGTCGGCTGCGGGCAGCAGACCTCGCCGACGCAGTCGCTCATGCCCTCGGCTCCCGCCTCCGCCCCCTGGTGGCAGACCCCACGTCCTGCTCTGTCCCCGGCGTAGGCCTGAGTGCCCGTCCCCCGGCTGCCAGGGAATAGAATGGCGACGGCGTACCCCGCTGCTGCAGGCAGCGGCAGCAAGACGCAGCGGCAGATGCCGAGGAGACACGGAAGGAGGACCTGCTGTGGCCAGCCCAGCCAACCCGGACGCCGTCGCCCCGGAGGGCCGTCGGCTGCTGCGTGTCGAGGCGCGCAACGCCAGGACCCCGATCGAGTCCAGGCCTGAGTGGCTCAGGACCAGGGCCGTGGTCTCGCAGACCTACCAGGACGTCCAGGGCCTGGTGCGGGAGAAGAACCTGCACACGGTCTGCGCCGAGGCCAACTGCCCCAATATCTATGAGTGCTGGAACGACCGCGAGGCCACCTTCCTCGTCGGGGGCCAGATGTGCACCCGGCGCTGCGACTTCTGCGACATCGCCACAGGGCGCCCCAGCGCGTACGACGAGGACGAGCCGCGCCGGGTGGCTGCCTCGGTCCAGGAGATGGGTCTGCGCTACGCCACAGTCACCGGAGTCGCCCGGGACGACCGTCCTGACGGCGGGGCCTGGCTGTACGCAGAGACAGCCCGCCAGATCCACGCGACGTGCCCCGGCACCGGCGTCGAGCTGCTGGTGCCGGACTTCCGGGGGAACCCGGACGCGCTGGCCGAGGTGTTCTCCTCCCAGCCGGAGGTGCTGGGCCACAACCTGGAGACGGTACCCCGGATCTTCAAGCGCATCCGCCCCGCGTTCTCCTACCAGGGCAGCCTGGACGTCATCACGGCGGCCTCCGAGGCGGGGCTGGTGACCAAGTCCAACCTGATCCTGGGCATGGGAGAGACCCGTGAGGAGACTGAGGCGGCCATGCAGGCGCTGGTCGAGGCCCGCTGCGACATCCTCACGATCACCCAGTACATGCGCCCTTCCACACTTCACCACCCGATCGACCGCTGGGTCAGGCCGCAGGAGTTCGTCGAGCTCAGCGAGCTGGCGGAGCAGATGGGCTTTGCCGCCGTCATGAGCGGGCCGATGGTGCGCTCCTCCTACCGGGCCGGCATGCTGTGGGGCCGGGCCATGGCCCGTCGCGGATGGCCAATTCCCCCCGCCCTGGCCGACCTGGCCGAGCCCGTGACGGCCCACCAGGAGGCCTCACGGGTCGTGGCCCGCCAGCTTGCCACCGCCTCCTGACCCCGGCTCCGCCCGGGTAGTCCCGTGTGCTCCCGGGGATCCTGGCCCCGACTGACGCCGGTCAGTCTCCTCTCGTAGCTCCCCTGCCTTTTCTGCTCCCTGTCCTCCTCCCCCTCGTCCGTGTTCAGCACAGACCTGTGCTGTCGTCTATGGTGAGGGAGTGAGCAGCGACCAGACCTCCCGGCCACGGCGGCTTCACCGAGTGAGGCGCGCCCTGCAGAACATCAGGGACTCCTACACGATCTCCCGGCGCACCTACCCCTGGGTGGGCTGGGCGATGCTCGGGGCCGCCGTCGTCCTCATCGGCCTGGCCGTGTGGGTGTCGGTGCTCAGCGGCCAGCCGCTGTGGTACTGGCTTCCCCTGGCGGTCCTCCTGTCCCTGACCGTCTGCATGGTCATCCTCTCCCTGACTGTGCGTCGCGCCTCCTACACCCAGCTGGAGGGGACGCTGGGAGCCGCCAAGGCGGTCCTGGACCAGGCTGGCCGGGGCTGGTACGTCGAGTCGCAGCCGGTCGCCGTCTCACCGAGGACCATGGACCTGGTCTGGCGCATGGTGGGTCGCCCGGGCGTGGTCCTTGTCGCTGAAGGTGCTGTCTCCCACACCCGGCGCATGCTGGAGGAGGAGGAGCGAAAGATCCGCCGTGTCTTGTCAACCGTGCCGGTACACGTCATCCACGTGGGTACCGGTACCGGCCAGGTTCGTCTCACCGACCTCAGCCGGACCCTGCGTCGGCTGCCCACCAAGCCCACCCGGCTGACCGACAACGAGATCTCCCAGGTCTCCAAGCGTCTGGAGTCCCTGTCCAGCAAGGGGATGTCCATGCCCAGGGGCGTCGACCCCGGCAAGGTCCGTATCGACCGCAGGGCCCTGCGTGGACGCTGAAACACCGAGGCAACACTGCTGGCACGCCCGTGACACGGTGGCACCCTACCGTCTCCCCGGTCGCTCGACCTGTGCCACAGGCTCGTGAGAGCCCCAGCCTGGAGGAAGAATGTTCAAGGACGCATCAGAGGCCCTGGCCTTCATCGACAAGGAGAAGGTCGCTCTTGTCGACGTCCGCTTCTGCGACCTTCCGGGTGTGATGCAACACTTCACCATCCCCGTCTCCGCCTTCAGGGAGGAGGCCCTGACCACGGGCCTCATGTTTGACGGCTCCTCCATCCGGGGGTTCCAGGCTATCCATGAGTCGGACATGAAGCTTGTCCCGGACGTCGCCACCGCCTTTCTCGACCCCTTCCGCGCAGAGAAGACCCTGGTCATCAACTTCTCCATCGTCGACCCCTTCACTGATGAGGTCTACTCCCGCGACCCGAGGTCCATCGCCGCCAAGGCGGAGGACTACCTGCGCTCGACCGGAATCGCCGACACCTGCTACATCGGTGCGGAGGCTGAGTTCTACCTGTTCGACTCCATCGAGTACGAGTCCACACCCGCCCAGTCACGCTACTCCATCGACTCGGCGGAGGCTGCCTGGAACTCCGGCCGCCAGGAGGAAGGCGGTAACCAGGGCTACAAGACCCGCTTCAAGAGCGGCTACTTTCCCGTCTCGCCCAACGACCAGATGGCCGACCTGCGCGACGCCATGGTGCGCACCTGCATCAAGGCGGGACTGGACATTGAGCGCGCCCACCACGAGGTCGGGACCGCCGGGCAGCAGGAGATCAACTACCGGTTCAGCTCGCTGCTGGCCGCTGGCGACGACATGATGAAGTTCAAGTACATCATCAAGAACGTCGCATGGCAGGCGGGACGGACCGCGACCTTTATGCCCAAGCCCATCTTCGGGGACAACGGCTCGGGAATGCACACACACCACTCGTTGTGGAAGGACGGCCGCCCCCTGTTCTACGACGAGCGAGGGTACGGCCAGCTGTCGGACCTGGCCCGCTGGTACATCGGAGGCATCCTGGCCCACGCCCCCTCCCTGCTGGCCTTCACCAACCCCTCTGTCAACTCCTTCCACCGCCTGGTCCCGGGATTCGAGGCCCCGGTGAACCTGGTGTACTCCGCCCGCAACCGCTCTGCGTGCATCCGTGTCCCGGTCACTGGATCCTCCCCCAGGGCCAAGCGTGTGGAGTACCGTGTCCCCGACCCCTCCTCCAATCCCTACCTCTGCTTCGCCGCCGTGCTCATGGCCGGAATTGACGGCATCCGTAACCGGACCGAGCCGCAGGCTCCCATTGACAAGGACCTCTACGAGCTGGCGCCCGAGGACTACCACGACATCGCCAAGCTCCCCGTGTCCCTCGACCTGGCCTTGGAGGCCCTGGAGCAGGACCACGACTACCTCACCGAGGGCGACGTCTTCACCCCCGACCTCATTGAGACGTGGATCGACTACAAGCGGGCCTACGAGATCGAGCCGCTGCGCCTGCGTCCCCACCCCTACGAGTTCGAGCTCTACTACGATCTGTGAGCGCGGGCACCACCGGCTCGCCGGGATCTCAGGCTCATACTTATGCTAAATAGTGGATACTGTTTCCGACCACCACGACGAGCCACCATGCCGAGGAGGAAACCTGCATGACGACCCGCCGCCTGCTGCTCATGGCAGCCATCGCCTGCCTAGTCCTGGGCGGGTGCACCCACGCAGCCGACTGGCGGGCCGACTCCTCGGTGCCCTCTACCAGGACCTACGACGTCTCAGGGATCCAGGTGCAGCCTGAGATCACGGCTCTTCTGCCCGAGGAGGTCCTTGCGGACGGAGTGCTCGACGTGGCAGCCTCCACCGACTACGCCCCGGCCGAGTTCCTCGACACCCAGGGCAGCCCCGTCGGATACGACGTCGATCTCTCCCGGGCGGTCGCGGCCGTGCTTGGAGTCAGCTCCCAGACCCACACGGCTGAGTTCGACTCCATCATCGCTGCTGTCGGCTCCAAGTACGACGTCGGCATCTCCTCCTTCACCATCACCTCGGCCCGCACCCTGGAGGTGGACATGCTCGCCTACATCAACGTGGGCTCACGCTTCAACGTGGCTGCGGGCAACCCCGAGGGCATCGACGTCTCCGACCACCTGAACCTGTGCGGCTACACGGTCGGGGTCCAGGTGGGCACTGCCCAGGAGACCACCATGAACGAGCTCGCGCAGTCCTGCCGGGACGCCGACCGCCCGGCGCTGTCGGTGCGAGCCTATTCCACACAGTCGGAGGCAGCCACAAGCCTGGCTAGCAACGTCGTCGACGCCATGTACTCCGACTCCACCGTCGCCGACTACGCCGTGGAGCTGACCGCCGGGGCGGTCCAGACCCTGGGGGAGGTCGAGGACGCCCTGCCGCAGGGCATCGTCATCTCCAAGGCCGACCCGCAGCTGGCTGCCGCCCTCCAGGCGGCTGTCCAGCACCTCATGGACGAGGGTGTCTGGGAGGAGATCCTGGCTGGCTGGGGCATTGAGGACGCGGCCCTGGACACCGCTGCTCTCAACCCTGCGGTAGAAGGCTGAGACTGAGACATGGCACAACCAGAGACCACCTCGACACGCCCCCGGGCAGGGAGCCAGGTAGACATGAACGACCGCACCGGTTCCAGCCCGGTCAGGCTCAACGACGTCAAGCCGGTACCGCGCCCCGGAACCTGGCTCAGCGCCGCCGTGGTCCTGGTGCTGGGAGCCATGCTGGTGCACGGCCTGGTCACCAACGAGAGGTTCCACTGGGACACGGTGTGGTTCTTCTTCCGCGAGGTCCGTGTCGTGCAGGCCGTGGGCTGGACCCTTCTGCTGACGTTCCTGGCCATGACGATCGGAATCGTCCTGGCCGTGACCACGGCGGTCATGCGCCGCTCAGACAACCCGGTCCTGCGCTGGGTGGCACTGGCCTACCTGTGGTTCTTCCGCGGGACCCCGATCTACACCCAGCTGGTGTTCTGGGGGGCGCTCTCGGCCCTCTACCAGTACCTCAGCCTAGGAGTCCCCTTCGGTCCCGAGCTGCTGACCTTCAGGACGACCTCAGTCTTTACCCCTTTCGTGGCAGCCGTCGTCGGCCTGGGGATCAACGAGGGGGCCT
Protein-coding sequences here:
- a CDS encoding DUF4191 domain-containing protein; amino-acid sequence: MSSDQTSRPRRLHRVRRALQNIRDSYTISRRTYPWVGWAMLGAAVVLIGLAVWVSVLSGQPLWYWLPLAVLLSLTVCMVILSLTVRRASYTQLEGTLGAAKAVLDQAGRGWYVESQPVAVSPRTMDLVWRMVGRPGVVLVAEGAVSHTRRMLEEEERKIRRVLSTVPVHVIHVGTGTGQVRLTDLSRTLRRLPTKPTRLTDNEISQVSKRLESLSSKGMSMPRGVDPGKVRIDRRALRGR
- a CDS encoding lipoyl synthase → MASPANPDAVAPEGRRLLRVEARNARTPIESRPEWLRTRAVVSQTYQDVQGLVREKNLHTVCAEANCPNIYECWNDREATFLVGGQMCTRRCDFCDIATGRPSAYDEDEPRRVAASVQEMGLRYATVTGVARDDRPDGGAWLYAETARQIHATCPGTGVELLVPDFRGNPDALAEVFSSQPEVLGHNLETVPRIFKRIRPAFSYQGSLDVITAASEAGLVTKSNLILGMGETREETEAAMQALVEARCDILTITQYMRPSTLHHPIDRWVRPQEFVELSELAEQMGFAAVMSGPMVRSSYRAGMLWGRAMARRGWPIPPALADLAEPVTAHQEASRVVARQLATAS
- a CDS encoding transporter substrate-binding domain-containing protein, whose protein sequence is MTTRRLLLMAAIACLVLGGCTHAADWRADSSVPSTRTYDVSGIQVQPEITALLPEEVLADGVLDVAASTDYAPAEFLDTQGSPVGYDVDLSRAVAAVLGVSSQTHTAEFDSIIAAVGSKYDVGISSFTITSARTLEVDMLAYINVGSRFNVAAGNPEGIDVSDHLNLCGYTVGVQVGTAQETTMNELAQSCRDADRPALSVRAYSTQSEAATSLASNVVDAMYSDSTVADYAVELTAGAVQTLGEVEDALPQGIVISKADPQLAAALQAAVQHLMDEGVWEEILAGWGIEDAALDTAALNPAVEG
- a CDS encoding protein kinase domain-containing protein, which gives rise to MTRDRNPRRRRAAGGTGARVEGAPRGEPPSAQALQALAAEGFTIGSVLGGRAGASSPRRCVDPQGRDVVLRVLPLPEGAGGAALLRRLAGLRSLRHRALVAVRHVVALPSHHVGVAVDLVDGVSLDVVLAARGRLPTPQLALLLDELGSALAHLHEHGCAHGDVSTGNVVVTAEGRPVLIDLLGSVMETGTGDCAAPERRSGGPATPTADVYALAALMRQCAGGGASGGAGYRARRVEQLLADALSSLPEDRPGARDLAARSPQLGQARGIDLPDSARLAAGSLRAAAHTPTRVVGARLRQRRPRWYPLPASGRAGRAGRRGPWPRRGHGASRGRGRHRASRRGGGVLTVARTSRLLCVVTVAAAAVAVLVLQGPGGALGGHLPSRAGDTATAAPPGAAAAGSDQGSWPAASPPVQVSQEATREPPQGADTAPPPEGQRGTAREGAEQSLVSVVVSLAAARDQALMDGDEEALAATTVPGSPAAAADEQIMRDLLASGETVTDMTTSVSQIVEVEVPAGTTWPGARAVVVTQSQAPSSRASAGTRRTVPAQAARQVVLILVPQPWRVAEVRSYEL
- a CDS encoding amino acid ABC transporter permease; translated protein: MNDRTGSSPVRLNDVKPVPRPGTWLSAAVVLVLGAMLVHGLVTNERFHWDTVWFFFREVRVVQAVGWTLLLTFLAMTIGIVLAVTTAVMRRSDNPVLRWVALAYLWFFRGTPIYTQLVFWGALSALYQYLSLGVPFGPELLTFRTTSVFTPFVAAVVGLGINEGAYLSEIVRSGLNSVDRGQSEAAGALGMSQSQILRRIVLPQAMRVIVPPTGNETISMLKTTSLVLAVPFTLDLTFVTNSYASMTYQTIPLLIVAALWYIIITSLLMVGQHFIERYYGRGFDNSSPPRGADRRSLSARQQAILDAHTTTDRVTEVSP
- the lipB gene encoding lipoyl(octanoyl) transferase LipB, with translation MQRWDVDLGGRLVPFEEGWRLQRAVHAEVVDGTRPSTLLLMEHEAVYTVGRRARSWERPQDSRVGPAQVPVVDVDRGGKTTWHGPGQLTVYPILRLAAPIDVIRYVRTLEEAVMQVCTGLGMTTRQVEGRTGVWVPGDPQAREAVRREDRKICALGVRVARGVTMHGIGLNVNPDLEAFSLERILPCGITDAGVTSVSAETGRRLRAADLADAVAHALGSRLRPLVADPTSCSVPGVGLSARPPAARE
- the glnA gene encoding type I glutamate--ammonia ligase, which codes for MFKDASEALAFIDKEKVALVDVRFCDLPGVMQHFTIPVSAFREEALTTGLMFDGSSIRGFQAIHESDMKLVPDVATAFLDPFRAEKTLVINFSIVDPFTDEVYSRDPRSIAAKAEDYLRSTGIADTCYIGAEAEFYLFDSIEYESTPAQSRYSIDSAEAAWNSGRQEEGGNQGYKTRFKSGYFPVSPNDQMADLRDAMVRTCIKAGLDIERAHHEVGTAGQQEINYRFSSLLAAGDDMMKFKYIIKNVAWQAGRTATFMPKPIFGDNGSGMHTHHSLWKDGRPLFYDERGYGQLSDLARWYIGGILAHAPSLLAFTNPSVNSFHRLVPGFEAPVNLVYSARNRSACIRVPVTGSSPRAKRVEYRVPDPSSNPYLCFAAVLMAGIDGIRNRTEPQAPIDKDLYELAPEDYHDIAKLPVSLDLALEALEQDHDYLTEGDVFTPDLIETWIDYKRAYEIEPLRLRPHPYEFELYYDL
- the sucB gene encoding 2-oxoglutarate dehydrogenase, E2 component, dihydrolipoamide succinyltransferase translates to MSRSVKVSQGRKTGMSESVKMPALGESVTEGTVSSWLKAVGDTVEVDEPLLEVATDKVDTEVPSPVSGTVLEILVAEDETAEVGTVLAVIGDPAEAGGSPQPSAPEQEPAAPAQEPGTSAGSQVQEAPQEVSAPGPAAPETTSTSQQEEPVSEAPRAAAPAAYVTPIVRKLARDRGVDLATVTGTGVGGRIRKQDVEAAAQAQEEARQAAARAQGAASAAPAVEPAPAAPAPGASARPQVDTLLRGRREKMSRLRQVISERMMTSLQTSAQLTTVVEVDVTRVAALRAQAKDDFLARNGTRLTFLPFFVQAATEALKAHPKLNSSIEDKEVVYHDVEHVGIAVDTPRGLLVPVVKNAGDLNIVGLARRINDLAARTRDNAVNPDELSGSTFTVTNTGSGGALIDTPIINQPEVAILGLGAIQKQPRVVKDTDGNEVIAIRSVCYLSLSYDHRLVDGADASRYLMTVKSRLEEGDFRSDLGL